Within the Salinirubrum litoreum genome, the region CACCCCGGCGGCATCCAGACGATGATCGGCGGGCAACCCGACGACCCGGAGGCGGCACAGGAGCAGGCCGAGCAGTTCACGCAGATGGTCCCGCTCGGCAGGTACGGCCAGCCGTCGGACGTGGCCGGCGCGGTGACCTTCCTCGCCAGCGACCTCGCGAGCTACGTCACCGGCGAGTCGCTGGTCGTCGACGGCGGCTGGACGAGTTGGCGGTGAGGCGTCGGCTGTGACGAGCGCCGCGAATGTGGGCGAGTCGGAGAGTGGCGAATCGGCAGGCGGCGAGTCGACGACCGGCGACCTCGGCGCACCGAGACTCACACCTGATCGACGGTGAGGGGGTCGGCGTCGGCCCAGTAGCGATCGAACAGGTCGTCGGCCCACGTTCGCACCGCCGGACTCGCCACGTCCAGTGAGGCGCGGAGGATACCGGCGTCGTCGCGCAAGAAGAGGTGGACCACGTCGTCGGCGACCGTGGCCGCGACCGGGATCGGGTCGTCGACGACCCGCATCTCGGCTCCCTGTGCACCGAGGAGGTCCCGCAGACGGCCGCGCAACTGCGAGTCGTCCGCGAGGGCGTCGACCGCCGCCGCCGAGACGACGCCCTCGAAGGTCTGCTCGCCGGCGGCCGTCCGGTCGGCGATCACGTCGAGACTCTGTTCGTTCAGCGCGTAGGAGACCACACGGACTCGCTCGGCGTCCGAGAGCAGGTCGACCGCCCGCTGGACCGGCGCGTTCGGTCGGACCCGACTCGGTGTCGTGATCGTCGCGTCGGTGAGATGCCGCAGGTCGAAGGTGATCGCGTCGCCGGGAAGCCACTCGACCACCGGGCGGAGGTCGGTGTCCGCGGCCAACACGTCCAGCAGGTCGTCGAAGCCCCGAGAGACCAGCCGTCCCGTGACGGTCGCCCGGTAGTCGCTCCCGTCCCGTTCGACCCACGACCGCTCCTCGAAATCGGAGAGGATGCGCCCGAGCGTCGGCTGTGAGGCACCGGTCGCCTCGACGAGTTCTCTCCGCGTGTGTGCGGACTCGGCGAGGAGTCTGAGCGTCTCGACGCGGTTCGGCGAGAGCGCGAGGAACTCGATCTCTTCGAGGGCCGACTCCATACCCCTCCTGCGCCTGCCTGCCTCATACCGCTTTCGAGCCACGGAGCGACACTCGGTCGCTCCCCAATCGGGCTCCCTCCGGACTCTGATCGATCCCTCTCGTTCGTCCCTCTCTGCTCCGCGTTGCCACCCTGTGCTGTCGTGTCACCCGCCTCGCTGTCGAGCCGTCACTTTCACGGCGCGAACGACGTTCACGGCGTGTAACTGCGACCGGCACCCGGCGTGGTTTCTCTCCGCGAAAGAGTTTCTGAGGTGAGCTAAGCCCGTCAAGCCACTCTCTGGATGTAATGCGTCCACGCTCACTCGATCGGTTCGTCTCGTCGGGAGGTCGCGCCCGGTGACGGCGACCCGTCGTCGTCTCGGCCTGTTCGTCGCGGCCAGCGTCCTCCTCGGGGGGACCTTCGTCGCCGCGAAGGCCGGCCTCGCGTACTTCCCGCCGCTGTTGTTCGTCGCGCTCCGGTTCGACGTCGCGGCGGCGGTCCTGCTCGGCTACGTCGTCCTCACGACCGCCCGGAGCGACCTGCTGCCCCGGACGACCGGCGACGTCCTCGCTATCCTCTCGACGGGCGTCCTCGTCATCGGACTCACGAACGCACTGTTGTTCGTCGGCCAGCAGTACGTCTCCAGCGGCGTGGCGGCGATCATCTTCAGTCTCAACCCGATCCTGACGCCCGTCTTCGCCATGCTGTTCCTCTCGAACGAACGGCTCTCCGGGCGCGGCGCGGTCGGGATGGTCGTCGGCCTCCTGGGTGTCGCACTCGTCGTCGGCCTCGACCCGGCGAACCTGCTCGGCGGCGACGCGCTCTGGAAGGGCGTCGTCTTCGCCGGCGCCGTCACGGGTGCGCTGGGGACCGTGCTCATCCGGGCGGCCGACACGACCCTCGACAGCACCGTGCGCACCGCGTGGGCGCTCCCGGTGAGCGCGCTGGTGACACACGGCCTGAGCGCCGTGGCCGGCGAGTCTGCCGCCGCGATCACGTGGGCTCCCAGCGCGATCGTCTCGCTCGTCTACGTCGGCGTCTTCGCGGGCGCGCTCGCGTACATCGCCTACTTCGGCCTCCTCGACGCGGTC harbors:
- a CDS encoding helix-turn-helix transcriptional regulator, with the translated sequence MESALEEIEFLALSPNRVETLRLLAESAHTRRELVEATGASQPTLGRILSDFEERSWVERDGSDYRATVTGRLVSRGFDDLLDVLAADTDLRPVVEWLPGDAITFDLRHLTDATITTPSRVRPNAPVQRAVDLLSDAERVRVVSYALNEQSLDVIADRTAAGEQTFEGVVSAAAVDALADDSQLRGRLRDLLGAQGAEMRVVDDPIPVAATVADDVVHLFLRDDAGILRASLDVASPAVRTWADDLFDRYWADADPLTVDQV
- a CDS encoding DMT family transporter; amino-acid sequence: MTATRRRLGLFVAASVLLGGTFVAAKAGLAYFPPLLFVALRFDVAAAVLLGYVVLTTARSDLLPRTTGDVLAILSTGVLVIGLTNALLFVGQQYVSSGVAAIIFSLNPILTPVFAMLFLSNERLSGRGAVGMVVGLLGVALVVGLDPANLLGGDALWKGVVFAGAVTGALGTVLIRAADTTLDSTVRTAWALPVSALVTHGLSAVAGESAAAITWAPSAIVSLVYVGVFAGALAYIAYFGLLDAVGPIHGNLVFYAVPVVATVGGAALLGESVSSSTALGFLVIFAGFAVLASEPITAELAPRLRRLAVLFGWHDETERSPI